In Hwangdonia lutea, a single window of DNA contains:
- a CDS encoding sugar MFS transporter — MEQNTKSNSTLVPIIIIAGLFFIFGFVTWINGALIPFMKTINELTEAQSYLVASASYISFVVMALPASYILTKIGYRKGMSLGLIIMGIGALVFIPAAEARTYWVFLVAIFIQGMGMTILQTAANPYITILGPIESGAKRIAIMGIANKVAGALGSLIFGAILLSGIDEVQEKLGTVSVEEKGQLLDTMADSVFTPYVVMAVVLFILGVLIRKAPLPHVEAEEVEETATGKSTKTSIFQFPHLWLGVLALFVYVGAEVIAGDTIIAYGISLGFTGEEAKYFTTYTLMAMVATYALGVFLIPKYVKQKTALIASAILGIIFSFCILNTTGITSVLFVAALGVANALVWPAIWPLTLDGLGKFTKTASALLIMAISGGAIIPPLYGRLVDDNKHELIANGIAEADAAASAATDSYWVLIPCYAIILFFALWGHKIKSWTSK; from the coding sequence ATGGAGCAAAACACAAAATCTAACAGCACTTTAGTACCTATTATAATTATAGCAGGACTCTTTTTTATTTTTGGGTTTGTAACCTGGATTAACGGTGCTTTAATTCCATTTATGAAAACCATAAACGAATTAACCGAGGCGCAATCTTATTTAGTGGCTTCTGCATCGTATATATCTTTTGTGGTTATGGCCTTACCCGCATCTTATATTTTAACCAAAATTGGGTACAGAAAAGGGATGTCTCTTGGTTTAATTATTATGGGAATTGGTGCCTTGGTGTTTATTCCTGCGGCTGAAGCTCGTACCTATTGGGTGTTTTTGGTAGCTATCTTCATTCAAGGCATGGGCATGACTATTTTACAAACAGCCGCAAATCCGTACATTACTATTTTAGGGCCTATTGAAAGTGGGGCAAAACGTATTGCTATTATGGGTATTGCCAATAAAGTAGCAGGAGCATTGGGGTCATTAATTTTTGGTGCTATTTTATTGTCTGGAATTGATGAGGTGCAAGAAAAATTAGGAACCGTATCTGTTGAAGAAAAAGGACAATTATTGGATACTATGGCAGATAGTGTTTTTACACCGTATGTGGTTATGGCTGTAGTGTTATTTATTTTGGGAGTACTCATAAGAAAAGCGCCGCTACCACATGTTGAAGCCGAAGAAGTAGAAGAAACAGCAACAGGAAAAAGTACAAAAACAAGCATCTTCCAATTCCCACACTTATGGTTGGGGGTTTTAGCATTGTTTGTATATGTGGGCGCCGAGGTAATTGCCGGAGACACCATTATCGCTTATGGTATATCGTTAGGCTTTACCGGTGAAGAAGCCAAATACTTTACCACCTATACCCTAATGGCCATGGTAGCAACCTATGCTTTAGGCGTATTTTTAATTCCAAAATACGTGAAGCAAAAAACGGCCTTAATAGCAAGTGCTATTTTGGGTATTATATTTAGTTTCTGTATTTTAAACACTACTGGTATTACATCGGTATTGTTTGTAGCCGCTTTGGGTGTAGCAAATGCTTTGGTATGGCCTGCTATTTGGCCATTAACACTAGATGGTTTAGGAAAGTTTACAAAAACGGCTTCGGCCTTATTAATCATGGCAATTTCTGGTGGAGCTATAATTCCGCCGTTATATGGTAGATTAGTGGATGACAATAAGCACGAATTAATCGCTAATGGTATTGCAGAAGCCGATGCCGCAGCCTCAGCAGCAACAGACAGTTATTGGGTGTTAATTCCATGTTATGCCATCATCCTGTTTTTTGCTTTATGGGGACATAAAATTAAAAGTTGGACATCTAAGTAA
- a CDS encoding Gfo/Idh/MocA family protein translates to MSRVYKWGIIGCGSVTELKSGPAYQKVEGFELQAVMRRNADKAKDYANRHNVPKFYANADELINDPEIDAIYIATPPDSHGYYALKVAEAGKICCIEKPMAPTYKECLLINDAFEAKEIPLFVAYYRRSLPRFKQVKSWIESNKIGAIRHINWHLSKPANDIDLAKTYNWRTDIKIAKGGYFDDLASHGIDLFIHLLGDISKAQGISTNQQGLYTAMDAISGSWMHESGITGSGSWNFGTEKREDHVQIYGDKGKISFSVFGEVLIELEYGDQKESLFIENPENIQFFHVQNIKNQLTENKAHPSTGQTGAHTTWVLENILKNNY, encoded by the coding sequence ATGAGTAGAGTTTATAAATGGGGAATTATAGGGTGCGGAAGCGTTACCGAGCTTAAAAGTGGACCAGCATACCAAAAGGTAGAAGGTTTCGAATTGCAAGCCGTAATGCGCAGAAATGCTGATAAGGCCAAAGATTATGCTAATAGGCACAATGTTCCTAAGTTTTATGCAAATGCAGATGAATTGATAAACGACCCAGAGATAGATGCCATTTACATTGCAACGCCACCAGACTCACATGGCTATTACGCACTAAAAGTCGCTGAAGCTGGAAAAATATGTTGTATTGAAAAACCAATGGCACCAACCTACAAAGAGTGTTTATTGATAAACGACGCTTTTGAAGCAAAAGAAATACCACTATTTGTAGCCTATTACAGGCGATCGCTTCCTAGGTTTAAACAGGTTAAATCGTGGATTGAGAGCAATAAAATTGGAGCGATACGGCACATAAATTGGCATTTAAGTAAACCGGCAAACGATATTGATTTAGCCAAAACATACAACTGGCGAACCGATATAAAAATCGCAAAAGGAGGCTATTTTGATGATTTAGCGTCCCATGGCATCGATTTATTTATACACTTGTTGGGAGATATTTCCAAGGCACAAGGTATTTCCACAAACCAACAAGGTTTATACACGGCCATGGATGCCATTTCTGGAAGTTGGATGCACGAATCTGGTATCACGGGTTCTGGCAGTTGGAATTTTGGAACGGAAAAAAGAGAAGACCATGTTCAAATTTATGGCGACAAGGGAAAGATTAGTTTTTCGGTGTTTGGTGAAGTGCTTATAGAATTAGAGTACGGCGATCAAAAAGAAAGTCTATTTATTGAGAACCCTGAAAACATTCAGTTTTTTCATGTTCAAAATATAAAAAACCAGTTAACCGAAAATAAAGCACATCCATCAACAGGACAAACAGGAGCACATACCACATGGGTATTAGAAAATATATTAAAAAATAATTATTAA
- the nagB gene encoding glucosamine-6-phosphate deaminase: MLESSIDKATGFEKRFENIGTVVYENSTTASKAVAKEIANLIRVKQSQKQPCILGLATGSSPKGLYAELVRLHKEEGLSFKNVVSFNLDEYYPMEPDSVNSYVRFMKEQLFDHIDILPENCYIPDGTLPKEEIRSYCDEYEAKIEAFGGIDLQILGIGGNGHIGFNESGSLQNSKTRLVALDHITRVAASGDFKGLDNTPRTAITIGVKKIMEAKRVILLAWGERKSNIIKASAEEEVTSRVPASYLQEHNNATFILDQAAASKLTRINTPWLVEKIVWTDRLIRKAVLSLALHLKKPILMLTDADYIENGMSDLLADAGPAYDINIKIFNKLQNTITGWPGGKPGADDSKRPERAEPAKKRVIIFSPHPDDDIISMGGTFKRLHEQGHEVHVGYQTSGNIAVADDEALRFASFVCDYNDRFGIESTEAEDIYKRAVTFLKNKKSSEIDTEEVRYIKGLIRKGEARATCHFIGIPDEQIHFMELPFYETGTIEKNPLGEEDIKITMDLIEKVKPHQVYAAGDLADPHGTHKVCLDAVFAAVKNLKPKKFMKDCWVWLYRGAWQEWGIDEIEMAVPMGPDQVLEKRKGIFKHQSQKDGVVFQGSDSREFWQRAEDRNSETAGLYDELGLAHYAAMEAFVRWKY, translated from the coding sequence ATGTTAGAAAGTAGTATAGACAAAGCAACAGGTTTCGAAAAAAGATTTGAGAATATTGGCACTGTAGTTTATGAAAATTCAACTACGGCATCAAAAGCAGTTGCTAAAGAAATAGCAAACCTTATTCGGGTTAAACAATCGCAAAAACAACCCTGTATTCTAGGTTTAGCTACAGGATCGTCTCCAAAAGGGCTATATGCAGAATTGGTGCGTTTACACAAAGAAGAAGGTTTGAGTTTTAAAAACGTAGTATCATTCAATTTAGATGAATATTACCCGATGGAACCCGATTCGGTAAATAGTTATGTACGTTTTATGAAAGAACAATTGTTCGACCATATCGATATTTTGCCAGAAAACTGTTATATCCCTGATGGAACATTGCCCAAAGAAGAAATTAGGAGCTATTGTGATGAGTACGAGGCAAAAATTGAGGCCTTTGGCGGTATCGATTTACAAATATTGGGTATTGGTGGAAATGGTCATATCGGTTTTAACGAATCTGGATCGCTTCAAAATTCCAAAACACGTTTAGTGGCCTTAGACCATATTACAAGGGTTGCGGCAAGTGGCGACTTTAAAGGTTTAGACAATACACCAAGAACAGCCATTACCATAGGTGTTAAAAAAATTATGGAGGCGAAACGCGTTATTCTATTGGCCTGGGGAGAACGTAAATCAAATATCATTAAAGCTTCTGCAGAAGAAGAGGTAACCAGCCGCGTTCCAGCATCTTACCTGCAAGAACATAATAATGCTACTTTTATTCTAGATCAAGCAGCAGCATCAAAACTAACGAGAATAAATACACCGTGGTTGGTTGAGAAAATCGTTTGGACCGACAGGCTAATCAGAAAAGCGGTGTTAAGTTTAGCACTACATTTAAAGAAGCCTATTTTAATGCTAACAGATGCCGATTATATCGAAAACGGTATGAGTGATTTATTGGCCGATGCAGGACCAGCTTATGATATTAACATAAAAATATTCAATAAATTACAAAACACCATTACGGGTTGGCCAGGTGGAAAACCAGGTGCAGACGATAGTAAACGTCCAGAACGTGCAGAACCTGCCAAAAAACGTGTTATCATTTTTAGTCCACATCCAGACGATGACATCATTAGTATGGGAGGTACATTTAAAAGATTGCACGAACAAGGTCACGAGGTACACGTAGGTTATCAAACATCGGGTAATATTGCGGTTGCTGATGATGAAGCATTGCGTTTTGCAAGTTTTGTTTGCGATTATAATGACAGATTTGGTATTGAAAGTACCGAAGCCGAAGATATTTATAAAAGAGCCGTAACGTTCCTGAAAAACAAAAAATCAAGTGAAATTGATACCGAAGAAGTTAGATATATAAAAGGTTTAATTAGAAAAGGAGAAGCGCGGGCAACGTGTCATTTTATAGGTATTCCGGATGAGCAAATTCATTTTATGGAACTGCCGTTTTACGAAACTGGTACCATTGAAAAAAATCCTTTAGGCGAAGAAGATATTAAAATAACCATGGATCTTATCGAAAAAGTGAAGCCGCATCAAGTTTATGCCGCAGGCGATTTGGCCGATCCACACGGTACGCACAAGGTATGTTTAGATGCTGTTTTTGCAGCCGTTAAAAACCTAAAACCTAAAAAGTTTATGAAAGACTGCTGGGTATGGTTGTACCGAGGCGCATGGCAAGAATGGGGTATCGATGAAATAGAAATGGCTGTGCCTATGGGACCAGACCAAGTGCTTGAGAAAAGAAAAGGTATTTTTAAGCACCAATCGCAAAAAGATGGTGTGGTATTCCAAGGGTCTGATAGTAGAGAATTTTGGCAACGTGCCGAAGATCGAAATAGTGAAACCGCTGGTCTGTACGACGAGCTTGGTTTAGCGCATTACGCGGCTATGGAGGCCTTTGTAAGATGGAAGTATTAA
- the acs gene encoding acetate--CoA ligase, with the protein MSNYHIKHLEEYYQVYRKSVREPENFWEEVAEEHFMWQKKWDNVLSWDFNKPEVKWFEGAELNITENCIDRHLATRGEKTAILFEPNDPKEPAEHITYKQLHERVNKFANVLKSQGITKGDRVCIYLPMIPELAISILACARIGAIHSVVFAGFSATALSTRINDSDCKMVITSDGSYRGAKTIDLKGIVDEALESCPGIDTVLVAKRIHSDIQMKAGRDKWLQPLLDEASSACDIEVMKAEDPLFILYTSGSTGKPKGMVHTTAGYMVYTAYTFKNVFQYRENDVYWCTADIGWITGHSYIVYGPLANGATSVMFEGVPSYPDFGRFWEIIEKHKVNQFYTAPTAIRALAKQGTEVIEKHDLSSIKVLGSVGEPINEEAWHWYNDNIGKKQSPIVDTWWQTETGGIMITPIPFVTPTKPTYATLPFIGIQPALMDEEGNELKANQVDGRLCIKFPWPAMARTIWGNHQRYKDTYFSAYENKYFTGDGALRDEVGYYRITGRVDDVIIVSGHNLGTAPIEDAVNEHPAVAESAIVGFPHDVKGNALYGYVILKDVGESRDQDNVRKEINQIITEHIGPIAKLDKIQFTSGLPKTRSGKIMRRILRKIACKETDNLGDTSTLLNPEVVKDIMDNVL; encoded by the coding sequence ATGAGTAATTACCATATAAAACACTTAGAAGAATACTATCAAGTTTATCGGAAATCTGTTCGCGAGCCCGAAAATTTTTGGGAAGAAGTAGCCGAAGAGCATTTTATGTGGCAAAAAAAATGGGATAATGTATTAAGTTGGGATTTTAACAAACCCGAAGTAAAATGGTTTGAAGGCGCAGAACTTAACATTACCGAAAATTGCATCGATAGGCATTTGGCAACACGTGGTGAAAAAACCGCTATTTTGTTCGAACCCAACGATCCTAAAGAACCAGCGGAACACATTACTTACAAACAACTGCACGAGCGTGTTAACAAGTTTGCCAATGTGCTTAAAAGCCAAGGTATTACCAAAGGCGATCGGGTGTGTATTTATCTACCTATGATTCCCGAATTGGCTATCTCAATTTTGGCCTGCGCCAGAATTGGTGCTATTCATTCGGTGGTATTTGCTGGGTTTTCCGCAACAGCGTTATCAACAAGAATTAATGACAGTGATTGTAAAATGGTAATTACCAGCGATGGTTCTTATCGTGGTGCAAAAACCATTGATTTAAAAGGTATTGTAGACGAAGCCTTGGAAAGTTGCCCCGGCATCGATACGGTATTGGTTGCAAAACGAATTCACTCTGATATTCAGATGAAAGCGGGTCGTGATAAGTGGTTACAACCTTTATTGGACGAAGCTTCCAGCGCCTGCGATATTGAAGTGATGAAAGCTGAAGATCCTCTGTTTATTTTATACACCTCTGGCTCAACAGGAAAGCCTAAAGGTATGGTTCATACCACGGCGGGCTATATGGTTTATACGGCGTATACGTTTAAAAATGTGTTTCAGTATAGAGAGAATGATGTGTATTGGTGTACGGCAGATATTGGTTGGATAACGGGGCATAGTTACATTGTTTACGGCCCATTGGCAAATGGCGCAACATCGGTTATGTTTGAAGGCGTTCCGAGTTATCCAGATTTTGGTCGCTTTTGGGAAATAATAGAAAAGCACAAAGTCAATCAGTTTTACACCGCACCAACGGCTATTCGTGCTTTGGCTAAACAAGGTACCGAAGTTATAGAAAAACACGATTTATCTTCTATTAAGGTGTTGGGCTCAGTGGGAGAACCCATAAATGAAGAGGCGTGGCATTGGTACAACGATAACATCGGAAAAAAACAAAGCCCTATTGTAGATACCTGGTGGCAAACCGAAACAGGCGGTATAATGATTACGCCAATACCGTTTGTAACACCAACCAAACCCACTTATGCTACATTACCATTTATAGGAATTCAACCTGCTTTAATGGATGAAGAAGGCAATGAATTAAAAGCGAATCAAGTAGATGGACGACTGTGTATCAAGTTTCCGTGGCCCGCCATGGCACGTACTATCTGGGGCAATCATCAGCGTTATAAAGACACCTATTTTTCAGCTTACGAAAATAAATACTTTACAGGTGATGGCGCTCTGCGTGATGAAGTTGGCTATTACAGAATTACGGGTAGAGTAGACGATGTAATTATAGTATCTGGACACAATCTGGGAACAGCGCCTATTGAAGATGCTGTCAACGAGCATCCGGCAGTTGCAGAATCGGCTATCGTTGGTTTTCCGCACGATGTTAAAGGCAATGCTTTATACGGTTATGTTATATTGAAGGATGTCGGCGAAAGTCGAGATCAAGACAATGTACGTAAAGAAATCAATCAAATTATAACCGAGCATATCGGACCCATTGCAAAACTGGATAAAATACAGTTTACCAGTGGTTTGCCAAAAACACGATCTGGAAAAATTATGCGACGAATCCTTAGAAAAATAGCTTGTAAAGAGACTGACAATTTAGGCGATACGTCTACATTGCTAAACCCAGAAGTGGTAAAAGATATTATGGATAATGTGTTGTAG
- a CDS encoding DUF2200 domain-containing protein, translated as MKTTPEHNERVAKMKFASVYPHYISKVEKKGRTKEELHQVIEWLTGFDDKKLEELIEEQVTFETFFNKAKLNPNAPLIKGVICGYRIEEIENPITKQTKYLDKLVDELARGRKMEKILRTP; from the coding sequence ATGAAAACAACACCGGAACACAATGAACGGGTTGCAAAAATGAAATTTGCATCGGTTTATCCGCACTATATTTCAAAAGTTGAAAAAAAAGGCAGAACCAAAGAAGAGTTGCATCAAGTAATTGAGTGGCTCACGGGTTTTGATGATAAAAAACTTGAAGAACTCATTGAAGAACAAGTAACTTTTGAAACCTTCTTTAACAAAGCCAAATTAAACCCCAATGCACCTCTTATAAAAGGTGTTATCTGTGGCTATCGCATAGAAGAAATTGAAAACCCCATAACCAAGCAAACCAAATATTTAGACAAATTGGTTGACGAGTTGGCAAGAGGCAGAAAGATGGAAAAGATTTTAAGAACGCCATAG
- a CDS encoding glyoxalase/bleomycin resistance/extradiol dioxygenase family protein, whose translation MQIVPVLPSQNIDRDVAWYKDHVGFELVHKDSMYAVLKRDKLYMHLQWHADTDDDPFLGGSVIKIFVKSIKPFFEEFVKRGTVNQDKLRLKTDWNTNDFGFYDLNKNAIFFVEDVA comes from the coding sequence ATGCAAATTGTTCCTGTTTTACCTTCGCAAAATATTGACAGAGACGTTGCTTGGTACAAAGACCATGTTGGTTTTGAACTGGTACACAAAGACAGCATGTATGCCGTTTTAAAACGAGATAAACTCTATATGCATTTACAGTGGCATGCCGATACGGACGACGACCCGTTTCTGGGTGGTTCGGTTATTAAAATATTTGTAAAAAGCATCAAACCCTTTTTTGAAGAATTTGTAAAACGTGGCACAGTAAACCAAGATAAATTACGACTTAAAACCGATTGGAATACCAATGATTTTGGTTTTTACGATTTGAATAAAAACGCCATATTTTTTGTTGAAGATGTAGCATAA
- a CDS encoding DUF192 domain-containing protein — protein sequence MHFKAFKIALYLLITLSIISCKKDKKTIKQTEVIFTKEGELTLFKTTTDSTKVVIDIEIADTDYEIQTGLMYRNSMQNNQGMLFVFDDVTERSFYMKNTKIPLDLIFIDGNHTIVSFQKNAKPFDESSLPSNAPAKFVLEINAGLVDTWNLSVGDSISFTD from the coding sequence ATGCATTTTAAGGCTTTCAAAATAGCGCTATATCTGCTTATTACCTTAAGCATAATTTCTTGTAAAAAAGACAAAAAAACGATAAAACAAACCGAGGTTATTTTTACTAAAGAAGGCGAACTCACGCTGTTTAAAACCACCACCGATTCAACAAAAGTGGTTATCGATATTGAGATTGCCGATACCGATTACGAAATTCAAACTGGTTTAATGTATCGCAATTCCATGCAAAACAATCAAGGCATGTTGTTTGTTTTTGACGATGTTACCGAGCGTTCTTTTTATATGAAGAACACCAAAATTCCGTTGGATTTAATTTTTATCGATGGAAACCATACCATTGTAAGTTTTCAAAAAAATGCAAAACCTTTCGACGAAAGTTCGCTGCCATCAAATGCACCAGCAAAATTTGTTTTAGAAATAAATGCGGGTTTGGTGGATACTTGGAACCTCTCGGTTGGCGATAGCATTAGTTTTACAGACTAG
- the lgt gene encoding prolipoprotein diacylglyceryl transferase: protein MHFLKFDWNPITGIDIAGNFKLHFYSLMWVFAFVAGWYIMKRIFTKEKVSLTYLDPLFIYTVLATMLGARLGHVLFYQSELITEDFFSIFLPFRFKGGFEFTGFQGLASHGAAIGIIIGMYLYRKKYNYKSLLWILDRVVISVASGAVFIRIGNFINSEIIGKVTDSSLGVRFIQDQYYKGQITQLTGIKDVQKAYEAVTDNPKFADLLEAVPYRHPAQLYEAFCYVFVFLILWYFYSKTAKKEQTGFLFGLFLILLWTIRFFIERFKEPQGDEYINWFGLNTGQWLSIPFILIGLYFMFIYKPKSASK, encoded by the coding sequence ATGCATTTTTTAAAATTTGATTGGAACCCTATAACGGGAATAGATATAGCTGGTAACTTTAAGCTTCATTTTTACAGTTTAATGTGGGTTTTTGCATTTGTGGCCGGTTGGTATATCATGAAGCGTATTTTCACCAAGGAAAAAGTGTCGCTTACCTATTTGGATCCGTTATTTATTTACACCGTATTAGCTACTATGCTCGGGGCGCGTTTAGGGCATGTTTTGTTTTATCAGTCAGAATTAATAACCGAGGATTTTTTTAGTATTTTTCTGCCATTTAGGTTTAAAGGCGGATTTGAATTTACCGGATTTCAAGGACTTGCAAGCCATGGCGCCGCGATTGGTATTATTATAGGTATGTATTTGTATCGTAAAAAATATAACTATAAATCGTTGTTATGGATTTTAGATCGTGTTGTGATATCTGTGGCCTCCGGTGCGGTTTTTATCAGAATTGGAAATTTTATCAATTCTGAAATTATCGGAAAAGTAACCGATTCCAGTTTGGGTGTCCGGTTTATTCAAGACCAATATTACAAAGGCCAAATCACACAACTCACAGGCATAAAGGATGTGCAAAAAGCGTATGAAGCAGTTACCGATAATCCAAAATTTGCCGATTTATTGGAGGCTGTCCCGTACAGGCATCCTGCGCAGTTATACGAAGCGTTTTGCTATGTTTTTGTGTTTTTAATTCTATGGTATTTCTATTCTAAAACCGCTAAAAAAGAGCAAACAGGTTTTCTATTCGGACTGTTTTTAATTTTATTGTGGACCATTCGTTTCTTCATCGAACGCTTCAAAGAACCCCAGGGCGACGAATATATTAACTGGTTTGGTTTAAATACAGGGCAATGGTTAAGCATCCCGTTTATACTTATTGGGCTGTATTTTATGTTTATCTATAAACCTAAATCTGCAAGCAAATAA
- a CDS encoding peptidylprolyl isomerase: protein MRIIKFLGLALLISLTSCKSQYPDLEDGMYAEFVTTKGVMVAKLNHRKVPVTVANFVSLAEGTNTMVDSIYKGKKYYIGLIFHRVIDKFMIQGGDPLGNGRGNPGYKFNDEFHPDLKHDKLGILSMANSGPNSNGSQFFITEVPKPNLDNVHSVFGALVLGQDVLDTISNVKVGPKNKPIKDVVIEELNIIRKGKDAKKFDAPNIFVNHFAEVERLEKEKAAKAEAILKATNDKFNKQKTEAITLPSGLQYYITEKGQGEKLKETSKVLTHYAVYFENGKLLETSSLKIAEALDAVNEKRKLADKYEPITADLSPNARMISGFKEGLQQLNVGDKATLFIPYHLAYGESGNRGIPPKSNIIFEVEILEIVK from the coding sequence ATGCGAATTATTAAATTTCTAGGTTTAGCTTTATTAATAAGCTTAACATCCTGCAAATCACAATACCCAGATCTTGAAGATGGTATGTATGCCGAATTTGTTACCACTAAAGGCGTTATGGTTGCCAAATTAAACCACCGTAAAGTACCGGTTACAGTAGCAAATTTTGTGTCGTTGGCTGAAGGCACTAACACCATGGTTGACAGTATTTACAAAGGAAAAAAATATTATATTGGTCTCATTTTCCATCGTGTTATAGACAAGTTTATGATTCAGGGTGGCGACCCTTTGGGCAATGGCCGAGGAAACCCGGGTTATAAATTCAATGATGAATTCCATCCGGATTTAAAACACGATAAGCTCGGGATTTTATCCATGGCGAATTCGGGCCCAAATTCAAACGGAAGCCAGTTTTTCATTACCGAAGTGCCTAAACCAAACTTAGATAATGTACATAGCGTTTTTGGAGCGTTGGTATTGGGACAGGATGTACTCGACACGATTTCGAATGTAAAAGTAGGCCCTAAAAACAAGCCAATTAAAGATGTCGTTATTGAAGAACTGAACATTATTAGAAAAGGAAAAGATGCTAAAAAATTTGATGCTCCAAATATTTTCGTCAATCATTTTGCCGAAGTTGAACGTTTGGAAAAAGAGAAAGCAGCAAAAGCCGAAGCCATTTTAAAAGCTACCAACGATAAGTTTAATAAACAGAAAACCGAAGCAATTACCCTACCTTCGGGTTTGCAATACTATATTACAGAAAAAGGCCAAGGCGAGAAATTAAAAGAAACCAGTAAGGTTTTAACGCATTATGCCGTATATTTTGAAAACGGAAAACTCCTTGAAACCAGCAGCTTAAAAATCGCTGAAGCACTCGATGCGGTTAACGAAAAACGCAAACTCGCTGATAAATACGAACCCATTACTGCCGATTTAAGTCCAAATGCAAGAATGATTTCGGGCTTTAAGGAAGGCTTACAGCAACTGAACGTGGGCGATAAAGCCACCTTGTTTATTCCGTATCATTTGGCTTACGGCGAGTCGGGAAACCGTGGTATTCCGCCAAAATCAAATATTATATTTGAAGTTGAAATCTTGGAAATTGTTAAATAA
- the gldI gene encoding gliding motility-associated peptidyl-prolyl isomerase GldI: MIKHITILLSLLFLYSCKMPEARKPISVKTGSFIDASVKRNKELNAKEQASIEKLMALKKDNGYIASESGFWYYYNTKAETDTLSTPKFGDVINYNYNIKDLNGKLIYSKTDVKTQTYAMDQEELFTGLREGLKLMKSGETVTFIFPSQKAFGYYGDQNKIGSNTPIICEVTVNSISQNQSN, encoded by the coding sequence ATGATTAAACATATAACCATACTACTTTCACTGCTATTTTTATATAGCTGCAAAATGCCCGAAGCCCGAAAACCCATTTCGGTAAAAACGGGCTCTTTTATTGATGCTTCCGTTAAACGAAATAAAGAATTAAATGCCAAGGAACAAGCCAGCATCGAAAAACTTATGGCACTTAAAAAAGATAATGGTTATATCGCCTCAGAAAGTGGGTTTTGGTATTATTACAACACAAAGGCTGAAACAGATACTTTAAGTACACCAAAATTTGGGGATGTTATAAACTACAATTACAATATAAAAGACTTAAATGGTAAACTAATTTATTCTAAAACCGACGTTAAAACACAAACCTACGCCATGGATCAGGAAGAATTGTTTACCGGCTTACGCGAAGGTTTAAAACTAATGAAATCTGGCGAAACCGTTACCTTTATATTCCCTTCTCAAAAAGCTTTTGGTTACTATGGCGACCAAAATAAAATAGGTAGTAACACACCTATAATTTGCGAAGTTACCGTTAATTCTATTTCCCAAAATCAATCCAATTAA